The following nucleotide sequence is from Halapricum desulfuricans.
AGTCGGCGTACCGGCGGCCGCGGGTGAGGTGGTACAGCAGGATGTCTGCCGGAATCTCGTCGGCGTTTTCCTCGTCAAAGCCGATCGCATTGAAGGCGGCGTCGATCGGCGCGAACACCGTGTACTGGCCGCGCCGGGTATTGAGCGTCTCGAGCAGGTCCGGCTTCGCCACGAGCGCGGCGATCAACACGTCGAACTGCCCCTCGTAGGGCCCGCCCTCGTCGTTGGCCGCGATGGCGAGCTCGACGATCGTCGGCTCGGCGCTCGCACCCTGTCGGCGTCGTTCGTTCGCGATACCGCGTCCCTTCGCTCGGGCGGGCCCTCGCGCACCGGCAGTACCGATCCCGCCGAGGGCGAACGCCGCCCCCGTCGCTCCGATCATTTTCAACGCTGTTCGTCGTCCGATGTCTGGTGTCATACGTTCTCGCTCCTCGCCTTCTGTTGTACTCAAGAGGACATATACCGGATGCGCAACCCGTTCGGTATGCTACCAGACAGCATGTAGCGCGTCGATAACTTGGGACGCCAGAACGCCAGTCCTATTGCCGTTCCCCGAGTCGATCGACGTATGGCGATCGGTGACGTCGAAACAGTTCCGGCCGACGAGAGCGTCCACTACGTCGACACCGGGATGTACGACTCCGCGGAGTACGGCTCGGTGTACCTGATCGACGACGACCGTCCCGCGCTGGTCGATACCGGGATCGG
It contains:
- a CDS encoding fasciclin domain-containing protein codes for the protein MIGATGAAFALGGIGTAGARGPARAKGRGIANERRRQGASAEPTIVELAIAANDEGGPYEGQFDVLIAALVAKPDLLETLNTRRGQYTVFAPIDAAFNAIGFDEENADEIPADILLYHLTRGRRYADSVLGAPRLRMLNREFVTQDGGVLNDEQATIVVTDLEAANGVVHAVDGVLLP